Proteins from one Silurus meridionalis isolate SWU-2019-XX chromosome 3, ASM1480568v1, whole genome shotgun sequence genomic window:
- the pikfyve gene encoding 1-phosphatidylinositol 3-phosphate 5-kinase isoform X5: MTCLLRTGAVAFTKRGNDMAADDKSTSSSSTLDWISEPPLSPPSPSHLTHFKPLTPDHDEPPLRSAYSSLVSLFRFNREDVRPPSAADKPESAAPSPQGERRSWASSSLSTHSSGTHRKHSELVRRTSTASDGRRKSEAPLGTHDPRTAVQLRTALKRLKEIMEGKSQDSDLKQYWMPDSQCKECYDCNEKFTTFRRRHHCRLCGQIFCSRCCNQEIPGKFMGYTGDLRACTYCRKIALSYAHSADSACIGEDLTALSDSPCSVCVLEPTEPRTPVGGRKASRNIFLEEDLAWQRKTPIGMRKNLIHPESQNSGLNSRLSAVQEDLGKSPARKRSASVTNLSLDRSGSMVPSYDSSVSPQSTRAVSKPDHSEEERKILLDSSQLKDLWKKICHSNTGMEFQDHRYWLRTYPNCIVGKDLVNWLLRNGTISTRAQAIAIGQALVDGRWLECVTHHDQIFRDEYALYRPLQSTEFSETPSPDTDSVTSLEGHSEPSWFKDIKFDDSDTEQLADENDLIATSSASPSKRTSVSSFHSAVDSDSAASINLNVEQDNVNFRIKKQAKYPHVPPDPAEQKSMARSDPFAPDSDFHTPTEVLVTEDGGQHLSISDAFIKESLFNRRVEEKAKEMLFTPLGWHHSSLDQLREENGEKKAMERLLSANHNHMMALLQQLLYSESLSLSWRDIIVPVVRQIVQTVRPDVRSCDDDMDIRQLVHIKKIPGGKKFDSVLVNGFVCTKNIAHKKMNPYIKNPKILLLKCSIEYLYREETKFTCIDPIVLQEREFLKNYVQRIVDVRPNLVLVEKTVSRIAQDMLLEHGITLVINVKPQVLDRVSRMTQGDLVMSMDQLLTKPRLGTCHKFYLHSFQLNTNNELKTLMFFDGCPPHLGCTIKLRGASEYELARVKEIIMVMVCVAYHSQLEISFLMDEFAMPPSLSKSSSFHCLLESAAEEVEKEVDRESQGNQAETKEDHAELNSEGDFDFEPGLQQIIKGHSRQHSASESSLKDGESPKISRNDSPISTIVIEGDEIKTSTPLSSQSHQPLYMSPPYLSSMEEIGEEEVKQSVEALRHKEDEDTLVRGDSTSSETPLAPTQLFRDPLQDDSGLFVAEQVTSADDRLKSISASFRQELKDVILCISPFMTFREPFLLTKTGLRCPSRDYFPEQVYFSLLLNKDLKDTDSRRKRLLLKDSNASSNSLSNGFGPQFRPVQMLPSHKLTTTRMTQQLSSSQDLARMLADYRAQGGRIQRDSDPFAHPSHAPNAKAPVKADSEEEKGPGQSEMAWATKLDCLNPINHQRLCVLFSSSSTQSNNAPNHCVSPWIVTMEFYGKNDLTLGVFLERYCFRQSYQCPSMYCETPMVHHIRRFVHGNGCVQIVLKELDSPVPGYQHTILNYSWCRICKQVTPVVPMSDDSWSMSFAKYLELRFYGHQYTRRANAEPCGHSIHKDYHQYFSYNQMVASFSYIPVRLLEICLPAPKIIIRNQGPSKNILQQDLKDFALKVTQVYAAIDDRLTSLKTDTFSKTREEKMEDLFAQKDMEEGELRSWMEKLQGRLQASALDTPQQLQAILESVVMKKQSLCETLQCWNSKLQDLFQLEKGRKRLSVPPSPGRHRQATNDESKTSVLESSPRNPSPVVQNGEKALEDRHLSTLPLNTGSLSFPLPSPAEQSLDIPTSGPSFHDQDSEGEVFDSHLQGSNDSQVKEKTTMKTILANLLPGNSYSPIPLPFDHRNLMLHTFKYNDPDKHYLMYDHERVPIAVCEREPSSIIAFALSCKEYKTALEDLSKSSLKSTGEEISQANSSGENKIKNSPAKLTEGSSSQLGRSSADTDPLKELEGGDKQKKQTANPHIELQFSDASAKFYCRIYYAEEFHKMREEVMESTDEDFVRSLSHCVNWQAQGGKSGAVFYATEDDRFILKQMPRLEVQSFLDFAPHYFTYITGAVQQKRPTALAKILGVYRIGYKNSQNNTEKKLDLLVMENLFYGRKMAQVFDLKGSLRNRNVKTDQGKESCEVVLLDENLLKLVHDNPLYIRSHCKAILRAAIHSDAYFLSSHLIIDYSLLVGRDDTSDQLVVGIIDYIRTFTWDKKLEMVVKSTGILGGQGKMPTVVSPELYRARFCEAMDKYFLMVPDHWTGLGVNC, encoded by the exons ATGACCTGTTTACTTCGAACTGGGGCTGTAGCGTTTACTAAGCG gGGGAATGATATGGCTGCTGACGACAAGTCTACGTCTTCCTCGTCCACGCTGGACTGGATCTCTGAGCCACCCCTGTCTCCCCCCAGCCCCTCCCACCTGACTCACTTCAAACCCCTCACTCCAGATCATGATGAACCTCCACTGCGCTCGGCCTACAGTTCTTTAGTCAGCCTCTTCCGCTTCAACAGAG AGGATGTTCGGCCTCCTTCAGCAGCTGATAAACCAGAGTCTGCTGCACCATCACCACAGGGCGAGCGCCGGAGCTGGGCCTCTTCCTCACTGTCCACACACAGCTCTGGGACCCACAGGAAACACTCTGAATTGGTCAGGAGAACCTCTACAGCCTCAG ATGGACGGCGAAAGTCAGAGGCTCCTCTTGGGACTCATGACCCTCGAACTGCAGTTCAACTTCGCACTGCCCTAAAGAGGCTAAAAGAGATCATGGAGGGAAAGAGTCAG GACAGCGATCTGAAGCAGTATTGGATGCCAGACAGCCAATGTAAAGAGTGCTACGACTGCAACGAGAAGTTCACTACATTCCGCCGACGCCACCACTGCCGTCTGTGTGGCCAGATATTCTGCAGCCGCTGCTGCAACCAGGAGATTCCTGGAAAATTCATGGGTTACACGG GTGATTTGCGAGCATGCACATACTGTCGTAAGATTGCGCTGAGCTACGCGCACTCCGCTGACTCAGCGTGTATTGGGGAGGATCTGACTGCGCTGTCGGACTCTccgtgctctgtgtgtgtgctggagccCACAGAGCCTCGCACACCCGTCGGCGGACGCAAAGCTAGCCGCAATATTTTTCTTGAGGAGGACCTCGCCTGGCAAAG AAAAACTCCCATTGGGATGAGGAAGAA TTTGATTCATCCAGAGTCTCAGAATAGTGGGCTTAACTCTAGATTGTCAGCAGTTCAAGAAGATCTGGGCAAATCACCAGCACGAAAGAG ATCAGCCAGTGTGACCAACTTGTCGCTGGATCGTTCAGGCTCGATGGTTCCATCATACGACAGTTCTGTAAGCCCTCAGAGCACACGAGCAGTGTCCAAACCTGACCACAGCGAAGAGGAGCGCAAGATCCTCTTG GATTCGTCTCAGTTAAAAGACTTATGGAAGAAAATCTGTCACAGCAATACCGGGATGGAGTTCCAGGACCACCGATATTGGCTGCGTACTTACCCCAATTGCATTGTGGGTAAAGATCTAGTAAACTGGCTCTTGCGAAATGGCACCATTTCTACTAG AGCTCAGGCTATAGCTATTGGTCAGGCTCTGGTTGACGGGCGCTGGCTTGAGTGTGTTACTCATCACGATCAGATTTTCCGTGATGAGTACGCACTGTATCGCCCACTTCAG agcaCAGAGTTTTCAGAGACTCCATCCCCAGATACGGACAGTGTGACCTCTCTAGAAGGACACTCGGAGCCATCGTGGTTTAAAGACATCAAGTTTGACGACAGTGACACAGAGCAGCTAGCTGACGAAAATGACTTAATAGCAACAA GCTCAGCAAGCCCCAGCAAAAGAACATCGGTCAGCAGTTTTCATTCAGCAGTGGACAGTGATTCGGCCGCTTCCATTAACCTGAACGTGGAGCAGGACAACGTCAACTTCCGCATTAAGAAGCAGGCCAAGTACCCTCACGTGCCTCCTGACCCAGCCGAACAGAAAAGTATGGCACGCTCTGACCCATTCGCCCCTGACTCTGACTTCCACACACCAA CTGAGGTCCTGGTAACAGAAGACGGTGGTCAGCACTTATCCATCAGTGATGCCTTTATTAAAG AGTCTCTGTTTAATCGTCGTGTAGAAGAGAAGGCTAAAGAAATGCTATTCACCCCACTGGGTTGGCACCACAGCTCCCTAGACCAACTGAGGGAGGAGAATGGCGAGAAGAAAGCTATGGAGAGACTTCT GTCAGCCAACCATAACCACATGATGGCCCTGCTGCAGCAGCTGCTCTACAGCGAGTCGCTTTCTCTCTCCTGGCGAGACATCATCGTTCCCGTGGTACGACAGATAGTGCAAACGGTGCGTCCAGATGTTCGGAGCTGCGACGATGACATGGACATTCGCCAGCTGGTCCACATTAAAAAG ATCCCAGGAGGAAAGAAGTTCGACTCCGTCCTGGTGAACGGCTTTGTTTGCACAAAAAACATTGCTCACAAAAAG ATGAACCCTTACATCAAGAACCCTAAGATCCTTCTGCTTAAGTGTTCCATTGAGTATCTTTACAGAGAAGAGACAAAGTTCACCTGCATTGATCCAATTGTGCTTCAG GAACGAGAGTTTCTGAAGAACTATGTGCAACGGATAGTGGATGTGCGTCCTAACCTGGTGCTGGTAGAGAAGACAGTGTCACGCATCGCTCAGGATATGCTGCTTGAGCACGGCATCACCTTAGTCATCAACGTCAAACCT CAAGTACTAGATCGAGTGAGTCGAATGACTCAGGGAGATTTGGTCATGTCCATGGATCAGCTTTTGACCAAACCTCGCTTGGGAACTTGCCACAAATTCTATCTTCACTCCTTCCAATTAAACACTAATA atgAACTGAAGACACTAATGTTCTTTGATGGATGTCCTCCTCACCTTGGCTGCACTATCAAGCTCCGTGGTGCCTCAGAGTATGAGCTCGCCCGAGTTAAGGAGATCAttatggtgatggtgtgtgtagcTTATCACTCACAGTTAGAAATTTCCTTCCTAATGGATGAGTTTGCAATGCCTCCAAGCCTGTCTAAGAGCTCGTCATTCCACTGCCTCCTGGAAAGTGCAGCTGAAGAAGTGGAGAAGGAGGTGGACAGGGAGAGCCAGGGAAACCAAGCTGAAACAAAGGAGGATCATGCAGAACTCAACTCGGAAGGCGACTTTGACTTCGAGCCAGGGCTTCAGCAGATAATAAAAGGCCACAGTAGGCAGCATTCTGCATCTGAATCCTCACTGAAGGACGGAGAAAGTCCTAAAATAAGCAGAAATGACTCGCCCATATCTACAATTGTAATAGAAGGGGATGAGATTAAGACTTCCACTCCCTTGTCCAGTCAGTCACACCAGCCCTTGTATATGTCTCCTCCTTATCTTTCATCTATGGAGGAAATCGGAGAGGAGGAGGTGAAACAATCAGTCGAGGCACTGAGACATAAAGAGGATGAGGACACCCTCGTACGAGGGGACAGCACCAGTTCAGAGACGCCACTTGCTCCAACACAGCTATTTAGAGACCCGCTGCAGGATGACAGTGGCCTGTTTGTGGCTGAGCAGGTGACTTCAGCAGACGACCGGCTTAAGTCCATTTCAGCCAGCTTTAGGCAGGAGTTAAAGGATGTTATCCTGTGCATCTCGCCTTTCATGACTTTTCGTGAACCCTTCCTGTTAACCAAAACTGGCCTGCGCTGCCCGAGCCGTGACTATTTCCCTGAGCAGGTCTACTTCTCGCTGCTGCTGAACAAGGACCTAAAGGATACTGACAGCCGGCGCAAGAGGCTCCTACTTAAGGACTCGAACGCATCTAGCAATTCTTTGAGCAATGGGTTCGGTCCACAATTTCGCCCAGTCCAAATGTTGCCCTCCCATAAGCTCACTACTACCCGCATGACCCAGCAGTTGAGCAGCAGTCAGGATCTGGCCCGCATGCTGGCGGACTATCGTGCTCAAGGAGGACGAATCCAGCGAGACTCAGACCCATTTGCTCATCCCTCGCATGCTCCAAATGCCAAGGCACCAGTCAAGGCAGACAGTGAGGAGGAGAAAGGGCCAGGGCAGAGTGAAATGGCTTGGGCTACCAAG CTCGACTGCCTGAATCCAATAAACCACCAACGGCTGTGCGTGTTGTTCAGCAGCTCCTCGACACAGTCCAACAATGCCCCTAATCACTGCGTGAGCCCTTG gatCGTGACCATGGAATTTTATGGGAAGAATGACTTGACTCTTGGAGTATTTCTGGAAAGATACTGTTTCAG GCAGTCCTACCAATGCCCAAGCATGTATTGTGAAACTCCCATGGTACACCACATTCGCCGCTTTGTGCATGGCAATGGTTGTGTCCAGATTGTTCTTAAAGAGCTCGATTCACCTGTACCCGGATACCAACACACTATCCTTAACTACTCCTGGTGCAGGATCTGCAAACAG GTTACTCCAGTTGTCCCAATGTCTGATGATTCTTGGTCCATGTCCTTTGCGAAATATCTGGAGCTGCGTTTCTATGGCCACCAGTACACTCGCCGTGCCAACGCCGAGCCATGCGGACACTCCATCCACAAAGACTATCACCAGTACTTCTCCTACAACCAGATGGTGGCCTCTTTCAG CTACATCCCAGTAAGACTATTGGAGATCTGCCTGCCTGCTCCTAAGATCATTATCAGGAACCAGGGCCCCAGTAAGAACATTCTGCAACAGGACCTCAAAGATTTTGCACTAAA GGTGACCCAAGTGTATGCTGCAATAGATGACCGTCTCACGTCTCTTAAAACAGACACGTTCAGCAAAACTCGTGAGGAGAAAATGGAGGACTTGTTCGCACAGAAGGAT ATGGAGGAAGGTGAGCTGCGCAGCTGGATGGAGAAGCTCCAAGGGCGTTTGCAGGCTTCGGCTTTAGACACGCCACAACAGCTGCAGGCCATTCTCGAGTCTGTGGTGATGAAGAAGCAGAGCTTGTGTGAAACACTGCAATGTTGGAACAGCAA ACTGCAGGACCTGTTCCAATTGGAGAAGGGCAGGAAGCGTTTGTCTGTTCCCCCCAGCCCCGGCAGACACAGACAGGCCACCAACGACGAGAGCAAG ACAAGTGTCTTGGAGTCGTCTCCCCGCAACCCCTCTCCTGTTGTACAGAATGGTGAGAAAG CGTTAGAGGATCGTCACCTCAGCACCCTGCCCTTAAACACAGGATCCTTATCCTTTCCTCTGCCATCGCCAGCAGAGCAGAGCTTAGATATCCCCACATCTGGGCCATCCTTCCATGATCAGGACTCTGAAGGAG AGGTGTTTGATAGCCACCTGCAAGGCTCCAATGACAGTCAGGTGAAGGAGAAGACCACCATGAAAACCATTCTGGCTAACCTGTTGCCAGGAAACAGTTATAGTCCTATCCCTTTACCTTT TGATCACAGGAACTTGATGCTTCACACCTTTAAATACAA TGACCCAGATAAACACTACCTCATGTACGATCATGAGCGTGTCCCCATcgctgtgtgtgagagagaaccGAGCTCCATCATTGCCTTCGCTCTGAG CTGTAAAGAATACAAAACTGCTCTTGAAGATCTTTCAAAGTCTTCACTGAAATCTACTGGAGAGGAGATTTCTCAGGCCAACAG TTCTGGggaaaacaagataaaaaacaGCCCTGCCAAGCTCACTGAAGGCAGCAGCTCTCAGCTTGGCCGCAGCAGCGCAGACACGGACCCACTCA AGGAGCTCGAGGGTGGTGACAAACAAAAGAAGCAGACGGCGAATCCACACATTGAACTGC AGTTCTCAGACGCCAGCGCAAAGTTCTACTGTCGCATCTACTATGCCGAGGAGTTCCATAAGATGAGAGAGGAGGTGATGGAGAGCACTGATGAAGATTTTGTCCGCTCGCTCTCTCACTGCGTCAACTGGCAGGCTCAAGGAGGCAAATCGGGAGCGGTCTTCTATGCCACTGAAG ACGACCGGTTTATTTTGAAGCAGATGCCCAGGCTGGAAGTACAGTCCTTCCTCGATTTTGCCCCACACTACTTCACTTACATCACTGGTGCGGTTCAGCAGAAG CGGCCTACAGCACTTGCAAAGATTCTGGGAGTTTACCGTATCGGCTACAAGAACTCCCAGAACAACACGGAGAAGAAGCTAGACCTGCTCGTAATGGAGAATCTCTTTTATGGACGCAAAATGGCGCAG GTGTTTGACCTAAAAGGCTCTCTGAGGAACCGAAACGTGAAGACGGACCAAGGTAAGGAGAGCTGCGAGGTGGTGCTGCTGGACGAGAACCTGCTTAAGCTGGTACACGATAATCCCCTCTACATCCGATCGCACTGCAAGGCTATTCTGCGTGCAGCCATCCACAGCGATGCCTACTTCCTGTCCAGCCACCTCATCATCGACTACTCGCTGCTGGTGGGCCGTGACGACACCTCTGACCAGCTCGTCGTAGGGATCATAG ATTACATCCGGACATTCACATGGGATAAAAAGCTCGAGATGGTGGTCAAGTCTACGGGAATTCTTGGCGGCCAAG GAAAAATGCCCACAGTTGTTTCCCCGGAACTGTATCGGGCCCGCTTCTGTGAAGCCATGGACAAGTACTTCCTTATGGTTCCTGACCACTGGACCGGCCTGGGCGTGAATTGCTGA